The following are from one region of the Dehalococcoidales bacterium genome:
- a CDS encoding electron transfer flavoprotein subunit beta/FixA family protein: MNIVVCVKQVPDIEGRVVVEKGVISVQAMVSSDVMNPQDLLAIEEAIRIKEESGNGKVTVISLGSSETEETLRKCLALGADDAVLLDDSAFVDGDSYATACTLARAISPIPHDIILCGQRADDSQSGQVSAYLARILGVSLVRSVVKVDIGPDSGSLVLQRKLSKGDREVVECSLPTVLAVETGLNTPRNATIKGVLKARNRQIPRQNCGDLGLSREETGVTGSRTRTMRISPPKPKMKGLFVPDSKLSSADKLRAIMGGGIVQKKSDYLEGDPDDIAGQLLRFFREQKIIQK; encoded by the coding sequence ATGAACATAGTCGTCTGTGTAAAGCAAGTACCTGACATCGAAGGCAGGGTGGTCGTTGAGAAGGGAGTCATCTCTGTGCAGGCTATGGTATCGAGCGACGTAATGAATCCGCAGGACCTGCTGGCCATCGAAGAGGCGATACGCATCAAGGAAGAGAGCGGTAACGGCAAGGTAACTGTAATCAGCCTGGGGTCTTCCGAGACCGAAGAGACCCTGCGCAAGTGTCTCGCCCTGGGCGCTGACGATGCCGTCCTTCTGGACGACTCCGCATTTGTCGATGGTGACAGCTATGCCACCGCGTGTACCCTCGCCAGAGCTATTAGCCCTATTCCCCATGATATTATCCTCTGCGGGCAGAGGGCGGATGACAGCCAGTCGGGGCAGGTAAGTGCCTACCTTGCCAGGATACTTGGCGTTTCTCTTGTCCGAAGTGTTGTCAAGGTAGACATAGGCCCGGATTCAGGTAGTCTTGTTTTACAGAGGAAACTCTCCAAGGGAGACCGCGAAGTCGTGGAATGCAGTTTGCCAACGGTCCTGGCAGTAGAGACTGGCCTCAATACCCCCCGGAATGCTACAATAAAGGGAGTCCTCAAAGCCAGAAACAGACAGATACCGAGGCAGAACTGCGGCGACCTGGGGTTATCCCGGGAAGAGACAGGCGTGACCGGGTCAAGAACCAGGACCATGCGAATATCACCACCCAAGCCCAAGATGAAAGGCCTCTTCGTTCCCGACAGCAAGCTGTCTTCTGCGGACAAGCTGCGGGCAATCATGGGTGGCGGTATAGTCCAGAAGAAGAGTGACTACCTGGAGGGTGACCCCGACGATATTGCCGGACAACTGCTCCGCTTTTTCCGGGAGCAGAAGATAATCCAGAAATAG
- a CDS encoding electron transfer flavoprotein subunit alpha/FixB family protein gives MSSTGGVWVLVEHRDDKLEDGSLELVGHGREVAGKTGQELAAVIFGEIPEELVTQLARYGASRVLCIKHPAAPERSVEIDTQLLSAAIEQHSPDMVLSLESITGADIARRLAARLGTGLVTACDRLDVGEDNLLAAVKPIYGSKASATIICPTSRPQMATVNPDAIDLKTPDDTASAEVVVLPVDIDLEDPGTKAVDLLRGDPRLVALVEAEIVVAGGIGLGSRENWKLVEELADAIGGSVAATRRAVDDEWITSDRQVGLTGKTVRPKLYIACGISGAIQHTMGMKDAKAIIAINTDREAPIFKMADVGVIGDVLKVLPVLTAKLREALKDKPEPGADAVFEALSNP, from the coding sequence GCTGGCAAAACAGGCCAGGAACTCGCTGCCGTTATCTTTGGAGAGATACCTGAGGAACTGGTCACGCAGCTAGCCCGATACGGTGCTTCGCGCGTCCTCTGTATCAAGCACCCGGCAGCGCCTGAACGTTCTGTGGAGATAGATACTCAGCTACTCTCGGCAGCTATCGAACAGCACTCACCCGACATGGTGCTGTCGCTGGAAAGTATTACCGGCGCCGACATTGCTCGAAGACTGGCAGCGAGACTCGGCACCGGTCTGGTCACAGCCTGTGACCGGCTGGATGTCGGCGAAGATAACCTGCTCGCAGCGGTCAAACCAATATACGGCAGTAAGGCATCGGCGACCATCATCTGTCCAACGAGCCGACCCCAGATGGCCACGGTTAATCCTGACGCTATTGACCTCAAAACACCCGATGATACGGCAAGCGCTGAGGTTGTGGTTCTGCCGGTCGATATCGACCTTGAAGACCCCGGGACGAAGGCAGTGGACTTACTTCGGGGCGACCCCCGATTGGTAGCCCTGGTCGAGGCGGAGATAGTGGTTGCCGGCGGAATAGGTCTGGGGAGCAGGGAGAACTGGAAACTTGTCGAAGAGCTGGCTGATGCCATTGGCGGTTCGGTAGCAGCCACCAGGCGGGCGGTTGATGATGAATGGATCACCAGTGACCGTCAGGTAGGTCTGACCGGGAAGACGGTTAGACCAAAGTTGTACATTGCCTGTGGCATATCGGGGGCCATCCAGCATACCATGGGAATGAAAGATGCCAAGGCGATAATCGCCATAAACACCGACCGTGAAGCCCCTATCTTCAAGATGGCCGATGTAGGTGTTATCGGCGACGTTCTCAAGGTATTGCCTGTTCTGACAGCGAAACTGCGTGAGGCGCTCAAGGACAAGCCCGAACCTGGAGCGGATGCAGTGTTTGAAGCACTGAGTAACCCCTAA
- a CDS encoding thiolase family protein, whose amino-acid sequence MKPGREVVIAGVGLHPFGRFPDKSAHDLARTAVLEALDDARVGYKDIQAAYFGHVYYEGMSMGEIILGQLGLTGIPVINVENACSSGSTGLWLAFWAVATGQFDIVLAFGAEKVPRGPVTTTSSDSPERLIGADFMMAAYAQMMRRYMSEYGAPVEAFAQVSVKAHKNASMNPYAHHKKVFTLEDVLNSRMISDPLTLFQCCPTSEGGSAAIICAREVADKYIKDPDRLVTIIGTGLRTTKFGDSDESDQIAAAGREAYEMSGVGPEDVDVVQVHDAGTSGELLGIESLKLVEKGQAWKLEMSGGTEIDGSLPVNTDGGLQGMGHPFGATGIRMIHEIVTQLRGEAGDRQVKKANIGLAQCSGAGGIATVFLLRK is encoded by the coding sequence ATGAAACCCGGACGTGAAGTAGTTATTGCCGGTGTGGGACTGCACCCTTTCGGCCGGTTCCCGGATAAATCAGCGCACGACCTAGCCAGAACGGCCGTCCTCGAAGCCCTCGATGATGCCAGGGTAGGGTACAAGGATATTCAAGCGGCCTATTTCGGGCATGTGTATTACGAGGGTATGTCCATGGGAGAGATTATCCTGGGACAGCTTGGCCTTACCGGAATACCGGTTATCAACGTGGAGAACGCCTGTTCCTCCGGTTCAACCGGTCTCTGGCTTGCCTTCTGGGCGGTCGCTACCGGCCAGTTTGACATCGTCCTTGCCTTTGGCGCTGAAAAGGTGCCACGTGGCCCGGTAACCACTACCAGCAGTGATAGTCCTGAACGGCTCATCGGTGCCGATTTCATGATGGCCGCTTATGCCCAGATGATGCGCCGATACATGTCCGAGTACGGGGCACCGGTAGAGGCTTTTGCACAGGTATCGGTAAAGGCGCACAAGAATGCGTCCATGAATCCTTATGCCCACCACAAAAAGGTATTCACCCTTGAGGACGTACTTAATTCCCGCATGATTTCCGACCCCCTGACACTCTTCCAGTGCTGCCCTACCAGTGAGGGTGGCTCAGCAGCGATTATTTGCGCCCGCGAGGTAGCCGATAAGTACATCAAAGACCCTGACCGTCTGGTTACGATTATTGGTACTGGATTGCGCACCACCAAATTCGGCGATAGTGATGAGAGCGACCAGATTGCGGCTGCCGGTAGAGAAGCCTACGAAATGTCCGGTGTGGGGCCAGAAGATGTTGATGTGGTCCAGGTACATGATGCCGGTACCAGTGGTGAACTGCTCGGTATAGAGTCACTGAAGCTTGTTGAGAAAGGCCAGGCCTGGAAACTGGAGATGTCCGGCGGTACTGAGATCGATGGCAGTTTGCCGGTCAATACTGATGGTGGATTGCAGGGCATGGGTCATCCGTTCGGCGCTACCGGTATCCGTATGATTCACGAAATTGTCACGCAGCTAAGGGGTGAAGCTGGTGACCGGCAGGTTAAAAAGGCCAATATCGGGCTGGCGCAGTGCTCCGGCGCGGGCGGAATCGCTACTGTGTTCCTGCTGCGCAAGTAA
- a CDS encoding amidase family protein, giving the protein YLPLLDGDLKGLRVAWSPDLGYATVDEQVLKVTEAAVKTFAGLGCVVEAANPDTDSPQDSFSAQVAASVATFPGSEMEKSRDRITPDFARFIERSLNMLATDYLKARVRNIEYSSNIQAFFADYDLLLTPTVAVPAFEIGISGPREIAGKRAAPLGWMPFTYPFNITGQPAASVPCGWTDDGLPVGLQIVGRRFDEGTVLKAAAAFERAAPWADRYPPLG; this is encoded by the coding sequence TATCTGCCACTGCTTGATGGCGATCTGAAGGGGTTGAGAGTGGCCTGGAGTCCGGACCTCGGCTACGCTACTGTTGATGAACAGGTGCTCAAAGTAACCGAAGCCGCCGTAAAGACCTTTGCCGGGCTCGGTTGTGTTGTCGAGGCTGCCAATCCCGACACCGATAGTCCACAGGACTCATTCTCTGCGCAGGTAGCCGCCAGCGTGGCGACTTTTCCAGGGAGTGAAATGGAAAAGTCCAGGGACCGTATCACGCCTGACTTCGCTCGTTTCATTGAGCGCAGCCTGAATATGCTGGCCACGGATTATCTCAAGGCCCGCGTTCGGAACATCGAATACTCGAGCAATATACAGGCGTTCTTCGCGGACTATGACCTGCTACTGACACCGACAGTCGCAGTCCCTGCGTTTGAAATTGGCATTTCAGGACCGAGGGAAATCGCCGGAAAGAGGGCGGCTCCCCTTGGATGGATGCCATTTACCTATCCATTTAACATAACGGGACAACCGGCAGCCTCGGTACCCTGTGGCTGGACAGATGATGGTTTACCTGTCGGGCTACAGATTGTGGGGCGTCGTTTCGACGAAGGTACCGTGCTGAAAGCGGCCGCTGCCTTTGAACGGGCAGCGCCGTGGGCAGACAGGTATCCCCCGTTGGGCTAA
- a CDS encoding OB-fold domain-containing protein, translated as MSETDKEEERKPVQRVSVTETRLKISEDGTQGVLLGKKCQDCGQTFFGAPQFCLKCTSANLKPVELTGEGVVTTHTIVRQAPPGWQGDVPYLLATVRIPEGPHIASEVVDCPEEDLKVGLAVELTMRVGGTDKNGNEIVVYKWRPRPS; from the coding sequence ATGAGTGAGACTGACAAAGAAGAGGAACGGAAGCCTGTACAGCGCGTTTCGGTCACAGAAACACGTCTGAAAATCTCCGAGGACGGTACCCAGGGAGTACTCCTCGGGAAGAAGTGCCAGGACTGCGGACAGACCTTCTTCGGTGCGCCGCAATTCTGCCTCAAGTGCACCTCTGCCAACCTGAAACCGGTGGAACTCACCGGCGAGGGCGTTGTCACTACCCATACCATTGTGCGGCAGGCCCCGCCGGGATGGCAGGGTGACGTCCCCTACCTCCTGGCCACAGTAAGAATCCCGGAAGGCCCTCACATAGCTTCGGAGGTTGTGGACTGTCCTGAAGAAGACCTCAAGGTGGGACTGGCGGTCGAGTTGACCATGAGGGTGGGCGGTACAGACAAGAATGGAAACGAGATTGTCGTCTATAAATGGCGTCCCAGGCCGTCTTGA